CGAAGAAGAAAGTGCTTCCCGGCCCGAAGGGCCCGTTTCCTGGGAAACCGTGGTCCCTTATGCGAGCCCCTTCGCCATGGAAGATATCGGAATCTTTCGGCCCGGTGAGGCCTCCGTGGATTACAAGGCGGTGGTGGAGGCCATCGGAATGGGTAGAAGATCCGCAGGCTCCCTACATAAGTACTTGAATGGGGAGGCCGTGGAAGCGCCGGACAATATGCTCCGGAGATTCACTCCTGTCCTCAACATAGAGAGCCTGGAACCGGTGAAGGAGACCCCCAGGGAGCCCATGCCTGAACTGCCCAAGGAAGAGCAGATCGCGGATCCATCAGCGGAGATCGCTCTCGGTTACTCTGAAGAACAAGCCAGGCGGGAGGCTGAACGCTGCCTCCAATGTGGACTCATCTGTTACCGTCGGGTGGGCGGGAATCCGCACTAGTCACGATCCTCAAAAGCCGGGGAGAGTATTCCATCTTTCCCCGAATCCTTCGATCCATCCATTTCAATCCGAGGAAACTGATCCCCATGGCCGAAAGGCCCCCGATAACAGAAGGCAGGGTGACGTCCCTGGAAGCGGTCTGTGCCCAGTAATTTCCCAGAAAGGCACCGGCAAGCAGCATCAAGATGGGGCCGAGATAGACGATGAGGGAAAGTTTG
This genomic stretch from Deltaproteobacteria bacterium harbors:
- a CDS encoding SoxR reducing system RseC family protein — encoded protein: MEKERGRVEQADERNIFVRIQQSSHCATCQSRDQCHTLENREMQVKVPNTLQAKEGDLVEIAVPTRALLKLSLIVYLGPILMLLAGAFLGNYWAQTASRDVTLPSVIGGLSAMGISFLGLKWMDRRIRGKMEYSPRLLRIVTSADSRPPDGNR